From one Sulfurovum sp. UBA12169 genomic stretch:
- a CDS encoding bifunctional folylpolyglutamate synthase/dihydrofolate synthase: MQAPKERKWAAVNSTAAPSFTSFLANKPLYYKEIDHSRIFAAYEKLKPHLKHPQTVHIVGTNGKGSTGRIIAHLAHKSGHKTGHFSSPHIIKFNERIWINGADVQDAVLQAAHERLFGILGKTVCENLSYFEYTTLLALVVFENLDLIVLEAGLGGEHDATNVCDKALSVITPIGIDHQVFLGDTVEEIASTKIRSIQRRVLLAPQPFKEVVDVAQKIAKQKGAELFLNRDICIDDRRIKLKEIAKQKAWGNYLIDNALVSLQALDILGISYNVDDLRSLELFGRFYLWRENVRIDVGHNPLAASVIEKALNKKTVLIYNSLNDKDYEEVLRVLKPKVKRVEIIPIHSERAAVLGQIEGALKKTGLEYTYFNGKINKEENYLVFGSFHVVEAFLKKMDKNKYVSK, encoded by the coding sequence ATGCAAGCGCCAAAGGAACGAAAGTGGGCAGCAGTGAATAGCACCGCCGCACCCTCTTTTACAAGTTTTTTAGCCAATAAACCTCTTTATTATAAAGAGATAGACCACAGCAGGATATTTGCAGCATATGAAAAACTAAAGCCGCATCTCAAGCATCCTCAAACCGTTCATATCGTAGGAACAAACGGCAAAGGTTCAACCGGCAGGATTATTGCTCATTTGGCTCATAAAAGCGGCCACAAGACGGGACATTTTTCCTCTCCACACATCATAAAATTCAATGAACGCATATGGATCAATGGGGCGGATGTGCAAGATGCAGTACTTCAAGCGGCACATGAAAGACTTTTTGGTATCTTGGGAAAAACTGTATGTGAAAACTTGAGCTATTTTGAATACACTACGCTTTTGGCTTTGGTTGTTTTTGAAAATCTTGATTTGATCGTTTTGGAAGCCGGGCTTGGCGGAGAGCATGATGCAACCAATGTATGCGATAAAGCACTGAGCGTCATCACACCCATAGGCATAGACCACCAGGTTTTTTTAGGCGATACCGTTGAAGAGATCGCAAGCACAAAAATACGAAGCATTCAAAGGCGGGTTTTGCTGGCGCCTCAACCTTTTAAAGAAGTGGTTGATGTGGCTCAAAAGATTGCCAAGCAAAAAGGGGCGGAACTTTTTTTGAACCGGGATATATGCATAGATGACAGACGGATAAAACTAAAAGAGATTGCCAAACAAAAAGCCTGGGGCAACTATCTTATAGACAATGCTTTAGTTTCTTTGCAGGCGCTGGATATTTTGGGCATCTCTTACAATGTGGATGATTTAAGATCTCTTGAACTCTTTGGGCGTTTTTATCTTTGGAGAGAAAATGTTCGGATTGATGTGGGCCATAATCCTTTAGCTGCAAGCGTTATAGAAAAAGCTTTAAATAAAAAGACGGTGCTTATTTACAACAGCTTGAATGATAAAGATTACGAAGAGGTTTTGCGTGTACTTAAGCCCAAAGTGAAACGGGTAGAGATAATTCCGATTCATTCCGAGCGCGCTGCAGTCCTTGGACAGATAGAGGGAGCACTCAAAAAAACGGGACTGGAGTACACTTATTTTAATGGAAAGATCAACAAAGAGGAAAACTATCTTGTATTCGGATCATTTCATGTAGTCGAAGCATTTCTTAAAAAAATGGACAAAAATAAATATGTATCAAAGTAA
- the mfd gene encoding transcription-repair coupling factor, whose amino-acid sequence MYQSNIYEYLENLKENKLLICKDDKEAVKIRDVAYLLGYDTFVLPDLRINVGEDLRTYNDDIQQFFVQLSRYHESQNKKIIVSPIRTLLIPFPKPQWFASKTVAFGDTLDLHSLKDTLYHWGYHFTDIAASRGEVSFRGDIVDIFPIHAPNPYRISLFDEEIEAIHPYDEGTQKRLSEELESLTILPAFLALPQKEYEALRHRVEQSSYDTFVKDIDSLGLWHLAELGESAFEQFSAICTGNLDEELKEIYELSEPLIPYESFLLPVISQQSRYRDLEVIDPNKLLHAHKDKQITVIAKNESIVRGSQLDSFENITFVYQEGIVNLLGPDKLILSLNKPLKSKRVKKATLILDELKQGDYVVHENHGVGIFKGIEKRDVLGATSEFVVMQYQNEDTLLIPVSNLEVIDRYVAEGGALPVLDKLGKASFRSLKAKVREKLFAIASQIINLSAQRHLKKGIILRSDMEEHSLFMAKAGFMHTEDQEKAIHELLIDMGSGRMMDRLLSADVGFGKTEVAMNGIFVAVKNGYQAMMIAPTTLLSSQHYKSLKERFYEFGIKTAKLDRFTSAKEKSAIQKGLMEGTINVVVGTHALLKAKFKNLALVVIDEEHKFGVKQKEALKEMAIDVHLLSMSATPIPRSLNLALSQIKSFSEILTPPIERKGVRTFVKSYDEKIIKEAIVRERRRGGQIFYVFNSIAGIDEKKKELLHILPGIRIAVLHSKISAKETEDEMMKFEEGEYDVLLSTSIVESGIHMPHANTMIVDGADSFGIADLHQLRGRVGRGGKEGYCYFMVADKERLTDNAKRRLLALESHSDLGSGAVLAFHDLEIRGGGNIIGEAQSGHIKQIGYSLYLRMLEDAIRELSGEHKEAEQHVDMKLSVDAYLSAELIEEDRLRLELYRRLSLCETAGEVYEIESEIADRFGKLDRITRQFIDIMVMKVLAKEKGIAKVSSYGENVFIEFKDERKARAVLKSSSKDDDDIIATAMTYLKASL is encoded by the coding sequence ATGTATCAAAGTAATATCTACGAATATCTGGAAAACTTAAAAGAAAATAAACTTCTTATTTGTAAAGACGACAAAGAAGCTGTAAAGATACGCGATGTAGCGTATTTATTGGGATATGACACTTTTGTGCTGCCTGATTTGCGTATAAATGTCGGAGAAGATTTACGCACCTATAATGATGATATTCAACAATTTTTTGTCCAACTTTCAAGATACCATGAAAGTCAAAATAAAAAAATAATTGTCTCACCGATAAGAACCTTGCTTATTCCTTTTCCTAAACCGCAGTGGTTTGCTTCCAAGACGGTCGCGTTTGGAGATACCCTTGATTTACATTCATTGAAAGATACCCTATATCACTGGGGATATCACTTTACAGATATTGCAGCAAGCAGGGGAGAGGTTTCTTTTCGCGGAGACATAGTAGATATTTTTCCTATTCACGCACCAAATCCTTATCGTATCTCATTGTTTGACGAAGAGATAGAAGCTATTCATCCTTATGATGAAGGAACGCAAAAAAGGCTGAGCGAAGAGTTGGAGTCTCTAACGATACTTCCGGCATTTTTAGCCCTGCCTCAAAAAGAATATGAAGCACTCCGGCATAGAGTAGAGCAGAGCAGCTATGATACTTTTGTTAAAGATATTGACTCCCTTGGGCTTTGGCATCTTGCAGAGTTGGGCGAAAGTGCATTTGAACAGTTTTCTGCAATCTGTACCGGGAATTTAGATGAAGAGCTCAAGGAGATCTACGAGCTAAGCGAGCCGCTTATTCCCTATGAGTCTTTTTTGCTTCCTGTTATTTCTCAGCAAAGCAGATACCGTGATCTCGAAGTGATTGATCCCAATAAGCTCCTGCATGCACACAAAGATAAGCAGATCACTGTTATTGCCAAAAACGAGAGCATTGTGCGCGGTTCACAATTGGATTCTTTTGAAAATATCACTTTTGTTTATCAAGAAGGAATAGTGAATCTTCTTGGCCCGGACAAGCTTATCCTCTCTCTTAACAAGCCGCTTAAATCCAAACGTGTTAAAAAAGCGACTTTGATCCTTGATGAGCTTAAGCAGGGTGACTATGTCGTGCATGAGAATCATGGAGTAGGAATTTTTAAGGGCATTGAAAAAAGAGATGTGCTGGGCGCCACAAGCGAATTTGTGGTCATGCAATACCAAAATGAAGATACACTCCTCATCCCTGTTTCAAATCTTGAGGTGATAGACCGATATGTGGCCGAAGGAGGCGCGCTGCCTGTTCTTGACAAACTTGGAAAGGCAAGTTTTAGAAGTCTGAAAGCCAAAGTGCGCGAAAAGCTCTTTGCCATTGCTTCCCAAATCATTAACCTTTCTGCCCAGCGTCATCTAAAAAAAGGGATAATTTTAAGATCGGACATGGAAGAGCATAGTCTTTTTATGGCAAAAGCAGGTTTTATGCATACCGAAGATCAGGAAAAGGCTATTCATGAGCTTCTCATCGATATGGGCAGCGGACGCATGATGGATAGGCTTCTGAGCGCAGACGTAGGATTTGGAAAAACCGAAGTGGCAATGAACGGGATATTCGTTGCGGTCAAAAACGGTTACCAAGCCATGATGATAGCCCCTACTACTTTGCTGAGTTCTCAACACTATAAAAGCCTTAAAGAACGTTTTTACGAATTTGGCATCAAGACGGCTAAGCTCGACAGGTTTACTTCCGCCAAAGAAAAAAGTGCTATACAAAAAGGGCTTATGGAGGGGACGATCAATGTGGTCGTGGGAACGCACGCATTGCTTAAGGCTAAGTTTAAAAACCTGGCCTTGGTGGTGATCGATGAGGAACACAAGTTCGGGGTCAAACAAAAAGAAGCGCTTAAAGAGATGGCTATTGATGTGCATCTTTTGAGTATGAGTGCAACGCCGATACCAAGAAGTCTCAATCTCGCCCTCTCTCAGATCAAAAGCTTTTCAGAGATACTTACGCCGCCGATTGAGAGAAAAGGGGTGCGCACGTTTGTAAAAAGCTATGACGAGAAGATCATTAAAGAAGCTATTGTGCGTGAACGTCGTCGGGGAGGACAGATTTTTTATGTCTTCAATTCTATTGCGGGCATTGATGAGAAGAAAAAAGAGTTGCTGCACATCCTTCCGGGTATACGTATAGCGGTGCTTCATTCTAAAATTTCAGCCAAAGAGACCGAAGATGAAATGATGAAATTTGAAGAAGGAGAGTATGATGTACTGCTTTCTACCTCCATTGTTGAATCGGGTATCCATATGCCTCACGCCAACACGATGATCGTTGACGGGGCAGACAGCTTTGGCATCGCTGATCTTCACCAGCTTAGAGGACGTGTAGGACGCGGCGGCAAAGAAGGGTACTGCTACTTTATGGTCGCAGACAAAGAGCGTCTTACTGACAATGCCAAACGAAGGCTGCTTGCGCTGGAATCCCACTCCGATCTTGGCAGCGGGGCAGTGCTTGCTTTTCATGATCTTGAGATCCGCGGAGGAGGCAATATTATAGGGGAAGCACAAAGCGGGCACATCAAACAGATCGGCTATTCGCTTTATCTGCGCATGCTTGAAGATGCGATACGTGAACTAAGCGGAGAACACAAAGAAGCAGAACAGCATGTGGATATGAAACTGTCAGTAGATGCTTATCTGAGTGCAGAGCTTATTGAAGAAGACAGGTTGCGGTTGGAACTTTACCGTCGGCTCTCTCTTTGTGAAACTGCAGGCGAAGTGTATGAGATTGAATCCGAGATTGCAGATCGTTTTGGCAAACTTGACAGGATCACAAGACAGTTTATCGATATCATGGTCATGAAGGTGCTTGCAAAAGAAAAAGGCATTGCCAAAGTCTCTTCGTATGGCGAAAATGTTTTTATCGAGTTTAAAGATGAACGCAAAGCGCGTGCGGTTTTGAAGTCATCAAGCAAAGATGATGATGACATTATAGCAACAGCGATGACCTATTTGAAAGCATCTTTATAA